One stretch of Hyalangium gracile DNA includes these proteins:
- a CDS encoding ATP-binding protein — MTVMFDEDGEGTASAGPASSRSSPQMPYSAIVGQAELKRALELCFVERRIGGVLLSGERGTGKTTAVRAFARMAMGGKQQPMVNLPINATEDRVVGGWQIKELIEGRTVFQPGLLEEANGGLLYVDEVNLLDDHIVNIILDVTSTGMLVVQREGLNQTKHLQFVLVGTMNPEEGTLRPQLLDRFGLMVAVQAETEPEVRARILEQVLGMEDEALRSKAEQQDSACRERLLKAQERLPQVQLPRKLAEACVRAAQALVVEGHRAELVLARAARAMAALEGRNVVSVEDIRKVAPLALAHRRKSGAQRDAAVWSKTDDTLVDKALELAPGSA; from the coding sequence ATGACGGTCATGTTCGATGAAGACGGTGAGGGGACCGCGTCCGCCGGGCCGGCCTCGTCCAGGTCTTCTCCCCAGATGCCCTACAGCGCCATCGTCGGGCAGGCCGAGCTCAAGCGCGCGCTGGAGCTGTGCTTCGTGGAGCGGCGCATCGGCGGAGTGCTGCTCAGCGGCGAGCGGGGCACCGGCAAGACGACCGCGGTCCGCGCCTTCGCCCGCATGGCCATGGGCGGCAAGCAACAACCCATGGTGAACCTGCCCATCAACGCCACCGAGGATCGGGTGGTGGGCGGCTGGCAGATCAAGGAGCTCATCGAAGGAAGGACCGTCTTCCAGCCCGGACTGCTGGAGGAGGCCAACGGTGGGCTGCTCTACGTGGATGAGGTCAACCTGCTGGACGACCACATCGTCAACATCATCCTGGATGTCACCTCCACGGGGATGCTCGTCGTACAGCGGGAAGGGCTGAACCAGACGAAGCACCTCCAGTTCGTCCTCGTGGGGACGATGAACCCCGAGGAAGGCACGCTGCGCCCGCAGCTGCTGGACCGCTTCGGGCTCATGGTGGCTGTGCAGGCGGAAACGGAGCCGGAGGTGCGCGCGCGGATCCTCGAACAGGTGCTGGGGATGGAGGATGAGGCGCTACGAAGCAAGGCGGAGCAGCAGGATTCCGCATGCCGTGAACGGCTCCTGAAGGCGCAGGAGCGCCTGCCTCAGGTCCAGCTGCCCCGCAAGCTCGCGGAGGCGTGCGTCCGCGCGGCCCAGGCGCTCGTGGTGGAGGGACACCGCGCCGAGCTGGTGCTGGCGCGAGCCGCGCGGGCGATGGCGGCGCTCGAGGGCAGGAACGTGGTCTCGGTGGAGGACATCCGGAAGGTGGCTCCGCTGGCGCTGGCTCACCGGCGCAAGAGTGGAGCGCAGCGGGATGCCGCCGTGTGGAGCAAGACGGATGACACGCTCGTCGACAAAGCCCTCGAGCTTGCTCCCGGCTCCGCTTGA
- a CDS encoding FtsB family cell division protein — translation MTARKKFLMVAGVLAGALSLASVADARGFRRYLSLRQDVESLQERNRTLAEQNEALRREINALRKDPEALERAAREELGYVKPGEIVFHLEEEP, via the coding sequence ATGACGGCGCGGAAAAAGTTCCTGATGGTGGCGGGGGTTCTGGCGGGGGCCCTGTCCCTGGCCTCCGTCGCCGACGCCCGGGGCTTCCGTCGCTACCTCTCGCTGCGGCAGGACGTGGAGTCGCTCCAGGAGCGCAACCGCACGCTGGCCGAGCAGAACGAGGCGCTGCGGCGCGAGATCAACGCGCTGCGCAAGGACCCCGAAGCCCTCGAGCGCGCCGCCCGCGAGGAGCTCGGCTACGTCAAGCCGGGCGAGATCGTCTTCCACCTGGAGGAGGAGCCATGA